A stretch of DNA from Lotus japonicus ecotype B-129 chromosome 4, LjGifu_v1.2:
TAGAGCAATCAATTTGCCCCATGGTCCCGGGGTCAGCCCACTAGGTCCTGAGGCGTTTTAGTCCACTAAAGATGTAAGTTACGACAGAGTCaaccagtgttatcaaatatccgCTATGGTAGTTTCTCATGACGGTTTTTTTGGCTTTCTGCTATGGCCAATATCCCGCCATATGGCTCAATATTCCGTAATATTACGTCATATTCCACCATTATTTGTCATGTATGACGGGATTTTGGTCTTCCACCATCCGCAATTAACAACACTGGGGTCAGCCCCAGAACCGTTCTACAccatattattttcatttttcatagttgatcaaaatattgaaaaaataataattgataaaaaaacatTTAGTTTTATAATATGATTTTAACTATTGAATTgacaaaaattattaatttccaAATTCTACCCAGAACCCTAATTCCAAAGCTCCGACTTGCTCGATTAATGTCCTATCAAAAAATGGGACTATGGGAgtttgcactttttttttttttactatatttaattatttatagtaCATTTTAAGTTTTCAACcttattttttacattttttattaaaaaaaattcaaatgacCAAATCATAAAGAATTATGAACAAAACAATTCCCTCTTTTATTACGACAATTCCCCATTTTACAAAAAAAGATTATGCTTGGATATTAAGTTAGTTTagattgggttttttttttttttgacaaattaGATAGGGTTGTTATTATCGACCAAAAAAATGATTGTGTTTGTTTATTTTGAAATCAAATCTAAAACCTAATAAATCCGATAAAAGATTTGATTCGTTCCAATTTTAACTTGTCTAATATATTTCTTGATTGCTTTATTTTTCCGCATTTTGCTGGGTCTATTGATAAATAGTATCTTGATAGAAAGAAATTAATAGCGCTGCGTACAGAGCATTTTATTGGTTTTCTCTCAGTGTTTAGTGCTGTTTACTCATTCATTAGCAAGAATTGAATATGGCAAATTTAATGGAGATTGATAAGGCTAGAGGGAAGCATTCTTATGCAGTTTCACAAACACTGTTTGAGTTAGACATCAAGTATGTTCCAATCAAGCCTATTGGAAAAGGTGCTTATGGCGTAGTGTGCTCTTCCATCAATAGTGAGACTGATGAGAAAGTTGCAATCAAGAAGATTGGTAATGTGTTTGAAAATTGCACTGATGCTATGAGAGTTCTGAGGGAGATGATGCTGCTTAGACACATTCATCATGAGAATGTGATTGCTTTGAAAGATGTTATGATCCCAGACAAGAGAACAAGTTTCAAGGATGTCTACTTGGTCTATCAACTCATGGACACAGATCTTCATCACGTTATCAAGTCCTCTCAGCCACTCTCCAATGATCATTGCCAATTTTTCATGTTTCAGGTACTAGCTAGCTTTTTTCAATAATCCTTTACACTCTCCtagatttttaattttcttaaaaatatatatttttttttagagattCTAAGAAAAGTATAAGCTAATAAGCTTATTTGTGTTTGCATAGAACAATAgactttttaaagaaaaaaagctGAAACAAACTCCCCTCTCAATGATGCTTTTGCTTATTTTTGATTGAGTCTAATCATAattgttagagtcccacattggctagagatgtggccaagcaattgcttatatatggttgtgtaaaccttaactcttgagctagcttttgggttgagttaggcctccttcatggtatcattgAGCAGGTTCAGATCCCCTCTTCAAATCTGacctaatttttatttaatttcctaATTCTTCCTCCAAACCCACCCCCAGCCGCTGCCCCTCTCTCCTTGCAGCCTCCACGCCGGCGCCGTCGCAGTGCTCCTCTCTATCTaacaccgccgccgccgcctcaggcctccttcatggtatcagagccaatggttgtttgaccatgggcctgggtcgctatcctagatccatttgttgtggagacctcccatatttgggtcacccgtttcattccacgctccagatgttctacactgggcgtgagggggtgtgttagagtcccacattggctagagatgtggccaagcaattgcttatatatggttgtgcaaaccttaactcttgagctaacttttgggttgagttaggcctccttcaATAATTAAACTGTTATTAATGCAGCTGCTTCAAGGTCTTGAATATCTTCACTCTGCAAAGATTCTTCATCGTGACCTGAAGCCTGGGAATCTGCTTGTGAATGCCAATTGTGACTTGAAGATATGTGACTTCGGGCTTGCAAGAACCAAAAGATTTGATGGCGAGTTCATGACAGAGTATGTTGTTACTCGATGGTATCGCGCACCAGAACTTCTGTTATGCAGTGATGATTATGGAACTTCTGTTGATATGTGGTCTGTAGGATGCATTTTTGCTGAGATTCTTGGTAGAAAGCCTATCTTCACTGGAACTGATTGCCTCAATCAACTGAAACTAATCATAAGCATTATCGGAACCCAGGATGAATCTGATCTTGACTTTATTGATAATCCGAGATCGAGGAGTTTCATCGAATCACTTCCCTATAGAAGGGGCATAGAGTTCTCTCAGCTATATCCACAAGCTGATCCATTGGCAATTGATTTGCTGCAAAGATTGCTTGTATTTCACCCAGCTAAAAGAATCACTGCCTCAGAAGCACTTCAACATCCATATTTTGCTGGTATATTTGATCCAATGCGTGAGCCTCCTGCTCAGGTTCCCATCAAAATTGACATAGTTGAAAGTAGGAAAGAAGAGATTATTAGGGAAATGATGTGGAATGAGATGCTTCATTATCATCCTCCTGAAGCAGTATCTGCTTAAGATGATTCTGTAATTGGTCTCGATGTTCTATTTCTATTTACCTAGAGAAAGTGTAATCATAAGGAGGACTTAGCTACCCGATCTTGTACTAGTATAAGATTGTTCCATACAAATGGTAATTTGTATATATCATCCATGCCTTGTTTTGGTCTTTGATTAAATTCCCATTATGAACTATTCAAATAATGCGTTTGGTTGTTCTCCAATTTCCACATTATTTACAAGTTGGCCtttcattttcaattaaaaagcttcaaaaggaaagaaaaaaaaagtagcacAACAAATAGCTTCCATGAAATGCTCAACCTGTGTAAATATGTAGCATCTTAGTTTCTTTTTCCAACTATATCCGCATGTTTCCAGATTTTGACTTATTTTGAAACATTAGATGAAAGTTTCGTCTGTCATTTAGTCGTGTCAAATAGCTTTGCTACGAAAGAAAAGGTAGGCGAAACGGTCGTATTCCATCAAAAAATAATAGTAGTCCAGCAATAATATATTAACCATGATGAGTAGGTGACATTGTGATGCAGCGTGCGTCCACACACACTGCATCACATTGGAAGGGTTAACAGCTGAACAAGAAGCTATTCTTCAGGTGCAGGAGGTGGTGCTTCTTGAGGTGCAGGAGGTAGCTCTTTATTAATGGACTTCCCCTTCTCTCTTAGCTTGGCTATTGATTCTTTCATGGCctcttttctcttcttgctAGCCATTACTTTTGCCTGAACACCACTCACATTTGGATCCTTTTTCTcttttggtggcggtggcggaggCCTTTTTGAAGCACCCATTGCACTTTGCTCATCACCCCAACCCAACCCCAAAACTACCGCACCACTTAAACCCACCAGTGCCctgcatacaacattgcaataCCAAAACATTATCATCCATCTAGTTCTTACCCTGCTTGCTTGCAGTTTTTACTCTAAACATGGAAGTGTTACTATCTTGCTAAGATGGCTCAACTATTAATAATAAGAATTTAAAAACATCAACCATTGCAAGTAATGCAGCTGCTTTTATAGAGATATATGTACCTGCGACGAAGGAAGTGGCCATCTTGGTGGGCAACGCAGCACACTCTTGAAGCTTGAAAGCACCCATTTTTCCAAGAATGGGGGGAGGACCTCTTCTGGGGCCTTGTGGAGAGAGCTGTTGCAGCAGTTGTGGTAGCTGGTGTCAGCAAATGAGCCATGCTTTGATTGGTTTCTAACTCTGAATGGAGAAAACACAGAAGCAACGACAAATACGCAGTGTGAAAATGTTTCAGTAGCGTAGAGATCTACAGGTGGATATTGTTTGAAGAAATGTGATTTGATAGTGGAAATTCATTGGCTCATTCCGGATAAGGTTCCATCACTTTGTCTAATGTGGACCCTCCTCACACCTTTGGCCTATGCTTTGTATTTATGGCTTATATTTTTGGCATAGAAATGCAACGTGTGAGAGCTCTTAAAAGATCAATAACCATATCCACGCTATCCATTCTCCCACAAGAAGATTCTGAAGGAATAAAAAGGGCATATATAGGGAATCAACCAGTGCTTGATCTTGTACACAAAAATAAAAGGGagatataaacatatataatcAAGATAAATGAGTCAAAAATGAAATTCCTCTTTTCGGTAGACAACTACTGTAATTGAACCTCCAACCTCAATCCAAACACTCACCTTTCCAAGCTAACCACAAGTGGATAGAAATAACATAACTAGTGTTCCTAACATCATCATTCTACAATTACATCAATGAATTAAATTTACACAGCATAATACAACaaaaatgtgaaaaagaaaagtTTATACAAATCAATCAATTTCAACAACCAAAGTACTGACATGGCGTGTAATTAAACTGCAGCCAGGCTAGCCCATTTCCCAAGGTCATAGGGATCAGCATAGTAATACACTTTAATTCTATTGGATAAAGATAGCCCTGACGCCAATGGAGAAATTCTAGTACCAGAATCATCTTGTTCTGATGGGTCATCTGTAAAAGCAGCAACATCTCCAAGTAGTTTGAATGAAATTCTGCGAGTTTGTATCTGCCTAGGGAAATCAAAGTACATGGGTGTTCCAGCCCTGGCCTCCGGTAATCGGTACTCACCAATGGTTATCATGCTATGGGGATCCTGCAATCAACCCTACCATCAGTTTGTTGATAGATACTGGTTAAGAatgtacaccctccggtcactattataagcaaaagttagtattttagattcattcaataaatgatgtatgtagtCATTAAAATagtcacatacatcatttattgaatgaacctacaaaactaacttttgcttataatagtgaccggagggtgtacagattaatagaaagaaagagaatTTTATTGAATGTACTCCTCCTACTCAGATCAATGGAACCCAAAGAGAACAGAAATAAGAATGGCTTATATCCTAGGCACCTAGCTTTGCTATTGAAGTAGAGAGCTAAGTACTAGCCAGCTATAACAACTTCTCTAACAAGGCCTAACTAACAGAGGCAGACCCAGTTGGCTAGCTACGAAGTGTAAAACTGTAAATTATGAAAGACAAATTTTCTACTAGATTTAGttagaaaaaattattattgtAAACCATACTAGAATTTTAAAATCAACCACACAGCAATGCTTAGTGAATAAATCTTCCATGTCTTTTCtctaatataaaataaaatgcattcCATCTAGTACAGTGCAGGTGCTAGCCAGAAAAGAAATTAGGTGTACAAAATCAGAGCTCATCTAAAACATAGCAAGTGGATACACAGGCAGAGAAATATGACAGAAGCAGCATGATAGTGTTCCAGTAAGTACCTGGAGAACAGATACTTGTATATACAATACCGGTGGAGTGATATATCTATCGTCCAAGAGTGATGGAAAGTTTTTGCTATGTACATCTGAAGAAGGTGAATGGGTAACTCGAGGCTTTATTGCACTAAAGGCATCTAGACGAAATCCAGCAAGCAAGGGAGAAGCAGGAGACAGATATTGCTCAAGGACAACATCATTGTCCACCAATCTTTCAGCCTCAATTGGAACCTAAAAAAGTCAGTGGATGATCACTGTATGTGAGATGGAGATCACTTCAAAAGTAAAAGGCTTCTCACGAAAGGATTAGGAAAAATAGGATAGCTTTTACCTTAAACCTATTTAATTGGGGAGCTCTTTCCAACAACCCTGTCAGGTTCAACTGGTCGGGGCTTTGCTGTGGCTTGAGATCAACTTCCTTTCTGATGGAGCTTCCAACCACCAAAATCCTCTTGGCGTGAAGACAGGGTTCGCTTTCAGCAGTTCCTCCAAAAGAGGCCCGTCGAGTTTCTTGTGCAAAAGGGTTCTCATCAAGAGACAACAGATTGAGATCGCTTCCAATACTTATAGAACTTGAGCCAGGTCGTTGAAGGCGTAAACTTATCCAAATTATGCGGCACCGAACAGAATTCTTGAAGGGAAACTTCACATGTCTAGGCAATTTATGTTCTGCTCCTGACTTTTCAGGTCCATATAATTCTGATGAAGCTTTAATCATAGATTGTAGATCCCATTTTCCCATTAATGATCTTTCTTCCCTGTGTATTTTATTACTTGCCCAAATTTGCACCTGCATGAACATCAGAGTTTATTTCTAAATTCAAAGAACAACATAAAACATACAGAACAAGGCAAATGATAAATGGAGACTTACAATTGGAGTGTCCGCCATTGAGTAGCCACATGGGCTGACTATCATTATAACCCCACTAACGTCAGAAACGTTACCAAGGACGATACCAAATTCAACAGAGGTGGTACTAGATGGAGCTTTCCAATAAGATAGTCGTGAACCAGAAGTAAATGGAGCAAGCAGAGACAAAAAAGGAGAAGAATTTGCTGATGTTTCGACCTGCAATTACATGCTTATTGGTTATTTGTAAAATACATATAGGGTGCAAAAATTGGACCAGACCTCCAGTCTTTGAAAGGACATGCTCAACATGGCAAAAACTTATTTTAGTTGCATTGTAATGGCAACACAATTCAACTCCATAAAACTTTATTCAACACACAATTAGTACAAACAAGGGATTAATCTAAAGCCACAGTTGATTGTATGAGTGAAAATGGTACAATATAAATGTTGGAAAGATGCCATATAATTAGTTATGTTTGAGGACAAAAGAAGTcctacattgactagagatatggctaaTGAAGACCTTATAAAGAGTTAGAAAATCACAATCCTCACCTCTGAACTAGCTTTTGTGGTAGAGCTAGATCCTGACTCAAGAAAGAACAGCCCAAGCAAATaaagaaaagcaaaaaaaaGGACCAGTGGCCTCAGAAGCAACTTAAAGGAGAAGCTCACAATGGAGGTTGAAGACAAATCCAAACAAGCCCGATAGGACTTGAAGGGGGTGTCGGGGGAAAAGAAATCCTACATCAACTTCAGATATTTTCAAAGAAGTCCTTAGAAAAGGTTGGACAATCCTCACTCTTGAGCTAACTCCAAATTCTAAGAAATTATATAGGTTTAGTCAGGTATTTGCTAGTATTTTAAATCTTATCTAGACAGCATGACTTGTATATTATTGAGTTTTGATTATGTTGTCTTGGCATATCACTTGAAAATCCTTAATTTAGATCTAGTGGTCCAGCAAACGGAGACCATGTAACAATAATTCGAGAACTCAGCTACATAAAAAGTACATGGGCGATTCTTTCAATTTCATGGTTACATTATTCATGACGCAATACTTTGAATGGAAACTTAAACCCTAAGTTGCTAGTTATATCAAAAGCTTATTTTCTCTTGCAACAATAGAATTGTCCACAAACCAtccaatattaaaattattcatATCATTGATATCTAAACTCATACACGCATCAGTTGATATAGGTCACATTTAATGGATTAAACACCTTTTAGAAAGAAATAGCAGCAAGTGGTTTGAtaacataaataaaaaacaaaatgctGCAGAGCCCAAAATCAAAATACAAATTTAGTTAAAACTTTTACCGGGTGTAAAAAGCTGGCAAAAGGAAATTCAGCCAGGGATTCATATCCATTCAGTAACAGCTGTACTGCTTCGCCAGCTGACTGACTATCAGAGACCTGATTCTTTTCCAGAAGACAATCCCAGGATGATCCAATGATTTGCTTCAAAGCATTGTAAGCAGCCTTTTCCACACGGTCTATTCTTCGTAAGCTAATCAGAACCCTCACATAGTCCAAAATCAATGCATCAAGCACAATATCCTGGCAGCATCTTTTACAAATTATACCATCCCGAGCTAATAAACGATTTATTGGCAAGTCAATTTGGCCACTTTGGCTTGATGTACCATTGTAATTCATTGTCTCTCTTGAGTTATATCCTCCAAGTAGAAGTGCCCCTCTCCCAGCACAGCAAACTCTACAAACCTTCCTTTCACACTGAGAACACAAGTATATAGGTACTGAAGCCCCAGAAGATGACATTGCGTTACTTGGATGCACTGCCTTTTTTATATCAGCGCGCACCTCACACTTGCCACCAGAACAgatttccccaattccaataataTTCCAGTAATCTATTGGATTATCATCAGCAGTCTCAAGACCAATAGCAGCAATAAGTTTATCTTCAAGTGAAGCTTCTCCAAGCAGGGCAAGATTACTTGCAATTTTTGATAATCTTCCCATGTAAGCTTCATCGAGCAGTGTATTAGGATTTATGATTGCAGGATCCATTCCAACAGATAGTAGGGCTCTATCCCTTTCAGCAGCAGAAAGATTCAACTTAAGGCGTTCAATTTCAAGTTTCATGGCTTCAATGAAGTCAAGTTTTCTTTGCTACAGAATATAggaaaaatatttcatgaattaGACTTACATTAGAGATACTAAAAGAACAATAATCTGATCCATTTAAAATCTATCAAACAACTTAAACATTCAGGTTAAACAATATATTTTGTGGCTTGGGGGCACGTGTAATAGTTCCTGAATAGTAAGAATGCTACCCCAAGGGAACAGGTGATTGATAACTATTGAATCAAGTTACGCAACTGATTAAAGACTCGCTCTTAACTACTTGGTCATAGAAACTCcgataccatgtcatgaactTAGTATTTTAAACTATAAGGTGAAAAAACATAAATAGTCTTATACAAAAACGGAATATTATTTCAAGAAAAGTTGGCTGTAAAGCGAAGTGGAAAAATTGGCTCTTAAAATAGCAATGATTCCTACATGATACTGTAAGGAATCATATCAAAGACAACTACAAGAATCTTGAATGAAATTCCTTTTTGTTCTTGCTACTCTCTATTGTTAGAGAGCACATAGAAAAACCAAACTCAGATAAACTCTAGAGGCAGCAATTGTTACATCCAAATAATATTTGTCATGAACTAGCTTACACACcactaacaacaacaacaacaataaataATAATGGAATAGGAGAAAGTGTCTGTTGGGGGAATGAATATTCATACAAAATCTAGGAGGTGATCATAATGGGAAAAGTAAATTTCTTATTTGTCAGAGCTATATTAGGATAATGATCACATACCAAATTTGGCCCGGCAAGAGATCTCAGGCATTTTAAATATTGTTCAGCGCTATTATCTGACGATCTTGAACCTTCTAATGAATTTTTACTATCAGTTTTGGCACTATGACATTCAACACTTTGGTCTAAGAAATCAAGTGGATCACTTTCCTCGTAGACAACATTTTCAGTAACTGGTTGTGCAAGCGGGTGTGGAAGTGGGTCCTCTCCAGATAGGAGGTCAATCAATAGGTCCGCAGAAGTGCCTCCTTGCTCAGGTGGGGACACATTTCCTGTTGACGAAGGATTAAATGGATTTATATCTGAACCAGATAAAAAGGGATTAACCTCCTCTTGAAACTTCTTGACATGCTCAATTAATCTTGTACCAGGGCCTTCATTAGTAAATACATCCCTCCAAGGAAGAGAAACTCCAAGGATTTCAATCTGTAGCCAAACCACATCATCATATAGCAGCAATAAAAGATTACCATTAATACCAAAACTTACATAGATGTattgaaaatataattagagaaatagaaaattaactaaaaaactGAAATAACAAACATAAGGATGAAGGAGCATGTGTGCAAGTAAAGCATTCTCCCATTAGACCAGTAATATGTAGAAAGGAGAGACAAAAATGAAGTTTTATTTGGTTGGAAGAAACTTCCAGATTTACATTTGAAAAATTCAGACAACATTTTAGAGAATATTTGTGGTTCCTCAAATTGAAAATTATTCTtcagaaaaaacaaaacaatgaaATAACATTAAATCATTAAAGAAGGACCGGATTTccattttattaatatatacaaCCAAATTTAACACCCTTAAACAACTCACTTAGATAGAAAACTTCAGAAATAAAAGCACATTATATTCTACCACCAGTAGTAAAAACTGAAAAGGGGCCAGAAAGAGACAACAAACTTTAATGTCATCATGGATTTCCATGTAATACATTATAATCAAGaaatttccaaatggatatCACTATAATTGCAGTCTAAGCATAGTGCTTATGTTTGGGTAAGAGTAAGAGAGCAAAAAATTTTACAAGCAAAAGTAATCTGAAGAAATTAAATTCATACACATTGATTATCAACTCACCTATTCAACTACATTACGTACCAGTATTAGCCCTACATTGCTTTTTTCTATTTGCAAGACCAAATGCAATCCACATGAAAAAATCAAAGATAAATGCCATAGAGTATTAATCAAGCCAAGATCCATCATCAAGTATGATATGTTCCAAAATACCTACCTCACCAAGGGTAAAGGGTTTTCTTCCAGAAACAGTAGGATAAAAGGTTAGCGCCACAACACGAGTAAGGAAATCCCACTCTCCCTCAAGTTCCTCAAAATCATAAAGTAATGACAAGGGTGGCACATCTTGGGCATGTAGACGAGAGCTTGCTCCAGTTATAGCCATATCTTCTGAACTGATTGGCCCAGGTAAAGGTATTAATAGATTGGTCCCATTAGCACATTGTGGTATAGAAGCACCCTGCCAACAGTTCAGAATTCATAACTATATTCAATTAAGGTACATAATAGAAATTAAGTGATAGAgataataatttaaacaaattTGTTTGT
This window harbors:
- the LOC130710641 gene encoding mitogen-activated protein kinase 7-like, which produces MANLMEIDKARGKHSYAVSQTLFELDIKYVPIKPIGKGAYGVVCSSINSETDEKVAIKKIGNVFENCTDAMRVLREMMLLRHIHHENVIALKDVMIPDKRTSFKDVYLVYQLMDTDLHHVIKSSQPLSNDHCQFFMFQLLQGLEYLHSAKILHRDLKPGNLLVNANCDLKICDFGLARTKRFDGEFMTEYVVTRWYRAPELLLCSDDYGTSVDMWSVGCIFAEILGRKPIFTGTDCLNQLKLIISIIGTQDESDLDFIDNPRSRSFIESLPYRRGIEFSQLYPQADPLAIDLLQRLLVFHPAKRITASEALQHPYFAGIFDPMREPPAQVPIKIDIVESRKEEIIREMMWNEMLHYHPPEAVSA
- the LOC130710640 gene encoding uncharacterized protein LOC130710640, whose product is MAHLLTPATTTAATALSTRPQKRSSPHSWKNGCFQASRVCCVAHQDGHFLRRRALVGLSGAVVLGLGWGDEQSAMGASKRPPPPPPKEKKDPNVSGVQAKVMASKKRKEAMKESIAKLREKGKSINKELPPAPQEAPPPAPEE
- the LOC130710639 gene encoding probable phosphoinositide phosphatase SAC9, with protein sequence MESPGDNLRDTSVVVVTLDSDEVYIIASLSTRTDTQVISVDPTTGALRYEAKRGYDLFTSQKEAYDSVTNGSRYGCKARILGRAILGYAALGNLALLLIATRLTAGVGLPGGGCVYTVAECQWIKIPLQNAMPQGKGEVKNAIELTELDIDGKHYFCETRDVTRPFPSRMPVDQPDPEFVWNAWLSAPFGSIGLPRHCVTLLQGFAECRSFGSSGQQEGVVALIARRSRLHPGTRYLARGINSCYSTGNEVECEQLVWVPKRADQSVPFTTYVWRRGTIPIWWGAELKITAAEAEIYVSDSDPYKGSVQYYHRLSKRYDARNLNIRAGENSNRKALVPIVCMNLLRNGEGKSECILVQHFEESLNFVRSSGKLPYTRVHLINYDWHASIKLKGEQQTIEGLWKHLKAPTISIGISEGDYLPSRQRINDCRGEVICTDDFKGAFCLRTHQNGVVRFNCADSLDRTNAASFFGSLQVFMEQCRRLAISLDSDLAFGYQSMNNNYGGYIAPLPPGWEKRSDAVTGKTYFIDHNTRTTTWNHPCPDKPWKRFDMTFEEFKRSTILSPVSQLADLFLLAGDVHATLYTGSKAMHSQILSIFNEDTGGKFKQFSAAQNVKITLQRRYKNAVVDSSRQKQLEMFLGMRLFKHLPSISLQPLHVPSRPSGLVLKPVPNLFPISGGEASLLSFKRKDVTWICPQPADVVEIFIYLGEPCHVCQLLLTISHGADDSTYPSTVDVRTGRHLDGLKLVLEGASIPQCANGTNLLIPLPGPISSEDMAITGASSRLHAQDVPPLSLLYDFEELEGEWDFLTRVVALTFYPTVSGRKPFTLGEIEILGVSLPWRDVFTNEGPGTRLIEHVKKFQEEVNPFLSGSDINPFNPSSTGNVSPPEQGGTSADLLIDLLSGEDPLPHPLAQPVTENVVYEESDPLDFLDQSVECHSAKTDSKNSLEGSRSSDNSAEQYLKCLRSLAGPNLQRKLDFIEAMKLEIERLKLNLSAAERDRALLSVGMDPAIINPNTLLDEAYMGRLSKIASNLALLGEASLEDKLIAAIGLETADDNPIDYWNIIGIGEICSGGKCEVRADIKKAVHPSNAMSSSGASVPIYLCSQCERKVCRVCCAGRGALLLGGYNSRETMNYNGTSSQSGQIDLPINRLLARDGIICKRCCQDIVLDALILDYVRVLISLRRIDRVEKAAYNALKQIIGSSWDCLLEKNQVSDSQSAGEAVQLLLNGYESLAEFPFASFLHPVETSANSSPFLSLLAPFTSGSRLSYWKAPSSTTSVEFGIVLGNVSDVSGVIMIVSPCGYSMADTPIVQIWASNKIHREERSLMGKWDLQSMIKASSELYGPEKSGAEHKLPRHVKFPFKNSVRCRIIWISLRLQRPGSSSISIGSDLNLLSLDENPFAQETRRASFGGTAESEPCLHAKRILVVGSSIRKEVDLKPQQSPDQLNLTGLLERAPQLNRFKVPIEAERLVDNDVVLEQYLSPASPLLAGFRLDAFSAIKPRVTHSPSSDVHSKNFPSLLDDRYITPPVLYIQVSVLQDPHSMITIGEYRLPEARAGTPMYFDFPRQIQTRRISFKLLGDVAAFTDDPSEQDDSGTRISPLASGLSLSNRIKVYYYADPYDLGKWASLAAV